A section of the Falco peregrinus isolate bFalPer1 chromosome 3, bFalPer1.pri, whole genome shotgun sequence genome encodes:
- the KCNAB2 gene encoding voltage-gated potassium channel subunit beta-2 isoform X2, whose amino-acid sequence MYPESTTDSPARLSLRQTGSPGMIYRNLGKSGLRVSCLGLGTWVTFGGQITDEMAEQLMTLAYDNGINLFDTAEVYAAGKAEVVLGNIIKKKGWRRSSLVITTKIFWGGKAETERGLSRKHIIEGLKASLERLQLEYVDVVFANRPDPNTPMEETVRAMTHVINQGMAMYWGTSRWSSMEIMEAYSVARQFNLIPPICEQAEYHMFQREKVEVQLPELFHKIGVGAMTWSPLACGIVSGKYDGGIPPYSRASLKGYQWLKDKILSEEGRRQQAKLKELQAIAERLGCTLPQLAIAWCLRNEGVSSVLLGASNADQLMENIGAIQVLPKLSSSIIHEIDSILGNKPYSKKDYRS is encoded by the exons GAACCTCGGGAAGTCTGGGCTGCGCGTGTCCTGCCTGGGCCTGG GGACGTGGGTGACTTTTGGAGGGCAAATCACAGATGAG ATGGCGGAGCAGCTGATGACTTTAGCCTACGACAACGGCATTAATCTCTTTGACACAGCAGAAGTCTACGCTGCCGGCAA GGCTGAGGTGGTGCTGGGGAACATCATCAAGAAGAAAGGGTGGAG ACGGTCCAGCCTGGTCATCACCACCAAAATCTTCTGGGGAGGAAA ggCTGAGACGGAGAGGGGCTTGTCCCGAAAACACATCATAGAAG GTCTGAAGGCATCGCTGGAGCGGCTGCAGCTGGAGTATGTGGACGTGGTGTTTGCCAACCGGCCTGACCCCAACACGCCGATGGAAG AGACGGTGCGAGCCATGACCCACGTCATCAACCAGGGGATGGCCATGTACTGGGGGACCTCGCGCTGGAGCTCCATGGAGATCATG GAGGCATACTCGGTGGCCCGGCAGTTCAACCTCATCCCACCGATCTGCGAGCAGGCCGAGTACCACATGTTCCAGCGGGAGAAGGTAGAGGTGCAGCTCCCTGAGCTCTTCCACAAGATAG GTGTTGGAGCCATGACCTGGTCCCCACTGGCTTGCGGCATTGTCTCAGGGAAGTACGACGGGGGGATCCCCCCCTACTCGCGCGCCTCACTGAAG ggATACCAGTGGCTGAAGGACAAGATCCTGAGTGAGGAGGGCCGGCGGCAGCAGGCAAAGCTGAAGGAGCTGCAGGCCATCGCCGAGCGCCTGGGCTGCACCCTGCCCCAGCTCGCCATCG CCTGGTGCCTGCGCAACGAGGGCGTCAGCTCCGTCTTGCTGGGTGCCTCCAACGCCGACCAGCTGATGGAGAACATTGGAGCAATACAG GTCCTTCCGAAGCTGTCGTCTTCCATCATCCACGAGATCGATAGCATCCTGGGCAACAAACCCTACAGCAAGAAGGACTACAGATCCTAA
- the KCNAB2 gene encoding voltage-gated potassium channel subunit beta-2 isoform X5 — MQVSFVCSEHSIKSRSAEDRLNRQNAGSPSLGTRGKFRAVAMVARSLGQLSVQNAPSSSESSVKQPGMKYRNLGKSGLRVSCLGLGTWVTFGGQITDEMAEQLMTLAYDNGINLFDTAEVYAAGKAEVVLGNIIKKKGWRRSSLVITTKIFWGGKAETERGLSRKHIIEGLKASLERLQLEYVDVVFANRPDPNTPMEETVRAMTHVINQGMAMYWGTSRWSSMEIMEAYSVARQFNLIPPICEQAEYHMFQREKVEVQLPELFHKIGVGAMTWSPLACGIVSGKYDGGIPPYSRASLKGYQWLKDKILSEEGRRQQAKLKELQAIAERLGCTLPQLAIAWCLRNEGVSSVLLGASNADQLMENIGAIQVLPKLSSSIIHEIDSILGNKPYSKKDYRS; from the exons ATGCAGGTCTCCTTTGTGTGCTCCGAGCACAGCATCAAGAGCCGGAGCGCGGAGGATCGGCTAAACCGGCAGAATGCTGGCAGCCCCAGTCTCGGCACCCGTGGCAAGTTCCGAGCAGTGGCCATGGTGGCCCgcagcctggggcagctctCGGTGCAGAACGCCCCCTCCTCCAGCGAGTCCAGCGTCAAGCAGCCGGGGATGAAATACCG GAACCTCGGGAAGTCTGGGCTGCGCGTGTCCTGCCTGGGCCTGG GGACGTGGGTGACTTTTGGAGGGCAAATCACAGATGAG ATGGCGGAGCAGCTGATGACTTTAGCCTACGACAACGGCATTAATCTCTTTGACACAGCAGAAGTCTACGCTGCCGGCAA GGCTGAGGTGGTGCTGGGGAACATCATCAAGAAGAAAGGGTGGAG ACGGTCCAGCCTGGTCATCACCACCAAAATCTTCTGGGGAGGAAA ggCTGAGACGGAGAGGGGCTTGTCCCGAAAACACATCATAGAAG GTCTGAAGGCATCGCTGGAGCGGCTGCAGCTGGAGTATGTGGACGTGGTGTTTGCCAACCGGCCTGACCCCAACACGCCGATGGAAG AGACGGTGCGAGCCATGACCCACGTCATCAACCAGGGGATGGCCATGTACTGGGGGACCTCGCGCTGGAGCTCCATGGAGATCATG GAGGCATACTCGGTGGCCCGGCAGTTCAACCTCATCCCACCGATCTGCGAGCAGGCCGAGTACCACATGTTCCAGCGGGAGAAGGTAGAGGTGCAGCTCCCTGAGCTCTTCCACAAGATAG GTGTTGGAGCCATGACCTGGTCCCCACTGGCTTGCGGCATTGTCTCAGGGAAGTACGACGGGGGGATCCCCCCCTACTCGCGCGCCTCACTGAAG ggATACCAGTGGCTGAAGGACAAGATCCTGAGTGAGGAGGGCCGGCGGCAGCAGGCAAAGCTGAAGGAGCTGCAGGCCATCGCCGAGCGCCTGGGCTGCACCCTGCCCCAGCTCGCCATCG CCTGGTGCCTGCGCAACGAGGGCGTCAGCTCCGTCTTGCTGGGTGCCTCCAACGCCGACCAGCTGATGGAGAACATTGGAGCAATACAG GTCCTTCCGAAGCTGTCGTCTTCCATCATCCACGAGATCGATAGCATCCTGGGCAACAAACCCTACAGCAAGAAGGACTACAGATCCTAA
- the KCNAB2 gene encoding voltage-gated potassium channel subunit beta-2 isoform X6 — protein MQVSFVCSEHSIKSRSAEDRLNRQNAGSPSLGTRGKFRAVAMVARSLGQLSVQNAPSSSESSVKQPGMKYRNLGKSGLRVSCLGLGTWVTFGGQITDEMAEQLMTLAYDNGINLFDTAEVYAAGKAEVVLGNIIKKKGWRRSSLVITTKIFWGGKAETERGLSRKHIIEGLKASLERLQLEYVDVVFANRPDPNTPMEGVPFSSSKSRTFIVEETVRAMTHVINQGMAMYWGTSRWSSMEIMEAYSVARQFNLIPPICEQAEYHMFQREKVEVQLPELFHKIGVGAMTWSPLACGIVSGKYDGGIPPYSRASLKGYQWLKDKILSEEGRRQQAKLKELQAIAERLGCTLPQLAIAWCLRNEGVSSVLLGASNADQLMENIGAIQVLPKLSSSIIHEIDSILGNKPYSKKDYRS, from the exons ATGCAGGTCTCCTTTGTGTGCTCCGAGCACAGCATCAAGAGCCGGAGCGCGGAGGATCGGCTAAACCGGCAGAATGCTGGCAGCCCCAGTCTCGGCACCCGTGGCAAGTTCCGAGCAGTGGCCATGGTGGCCCgcagcctggggcagctctCGGTGCAGAACGCCCCCTCCTCCAGCGAGTCCAGCGTCAAGCAGCCGGGGATGAAATACCG GAACCTCGGGAAGTCTGGGCTGCGCGTGTCCTGCCTGGGCCTGG GGACGTGGGTGACTTTTGGAGGGCAAATCACAGATGAG ATGGCGGAGCAGCTGATGACTTTAGCCTACGACAACGGCATTAATCTCTTTGACACAGCAGAAGTCTACGCTGCCGGCAA GGCTGAGGTGGTGCTGGGGAACATCATCAAGAAGAAAGGGTGGAG ACGGTCCAGCCTGGTCATCACCACCAAAATCTTCTGGGGAGGAAA ggCTGAGACGGAGAGGGGCTTGTCCCGAAAACACATCATAGAAG GTCTGAAGGCATCGCTGGAGCGGCTGCAGCTGGAGTATGTGGACGTGGTGTTTGCCAACCGGCCTGACCCCAACACGCCGATGGAAG GGGTCCCATTTAGTTCCTCCAAGTCCAGGACTTTCATCGTAGAAG AGACGGTGCGAGCCATGACCCACGTCATCAACCAGGGGATGGCCATGTACTGGGGGACCTCGCGCTGGAGCTCCATGGAGATCATG GAGGCATACTCGGTGGCCCGGCAGTTCAACCTCATCCCACCGATCTGCGAGCAGGCCGAGTACCACATGTTCCAGCGGGAGAAGGTAGAGGTGCAGCTCCCTGAGCTCTTCCACAAGATAG GTGTTGGAGCCATGACCTGGTCCCCACTGGCTTGCGGCATTGTCTCAGGGAAGTACGACGGGGGGATCCCCCCCTACTCGCGCGCCTCACTGAAG ggATACCAGTGGCTGAAGGACAAGATCCTGAGTGAGGAGGGCCGGCGGCAGCAGGCAAAGCTGAAGGAGCTGCAGGCCATCGCCGAGCGCCTGGGCTGCACCCTGCCCCAGCTCGCCATCG CCTGGTGCCTGCGCAACGAGGGCGTCAGCTCCGTCTTGCTGGGTGCCTCCAACGCCGACCAGCTGATGGAGAACATTGGAGCAATACAG GTCCTTCCGAAGCTGTCGTCTTCCATCATCCACGAGATCGATAGCATCCTGGGCAACAAACCCTACAGCAAGAAGGACTACAGATCCTAA
- the KCNAB2 gene encoding voltage-gated potassium channel subunit beta-2 isoform X4: protein MYPESTTDSPARLSLRQTGSPGMIYRNLGKSGLRVSCLGLGTWVTFGGQITDEMAEQLMTLAYDNGINLFDTAEVYAAGKAEVVLGNIIKKKGWRRSSLVITTKIFWGGKAETERGLSRKHIIEGLKASLERLQLEYVDVVFANRPDPNTPMEGVPFSSSKSRTFIVEGTPCPHSARRPLPVSQRHFLGQNPHSFVIPIPIPPAPSKPCHKMHRQQQLTTTSPILQLEGKKATRLPSLPRVPVTGHPLQPCRGPRQGPSSPGWLRACRGAYSGAGQANLAPLALPAARLWLQERALAWPQPAWLRAGYPQRPPRPCTGSGLLSFSWVLVRG from the exons GAACCTCGGGAAGTCTGGGCTGCGCGTGTCCTGCCTGGGCCTGG GGACGTGGGTGACTTTTGGAGGGCAAATCACAGATGAG ATGGCGGAGCAGCTGATGACTTTAGCCTACGACAACGGCATTAATCTCTTTGACACAGCAGAAGTCTACGCTGCCGGCAA GGCTGAGGTGGTGCTGGGGAACATCATCAAGAAGAAAGGGTGGAG ACGGTCCAGCCTGGTCATCACCACCAAAATCTTCTGGGGAGGAAA ggCTGAGACGGAGAGGGGCTTGTCCCGAAAACACATCATAGAAG GTCTGAAGGCATCGCTGGAGCGGCTGCAGCTGGAGTATGTGGACGTGGTGTTTGCCAACCGGCCTGACCCCAACACGCCGATGGAAG GGGTCCCATTTAGTTCCTCCAAGTCCAGGACTTTCATCGTAGAAGGTACTCCCTGCCCGCACTCTGCCCGCCGGCCGCTGCCTGTGTCCCAGCGGCATTTCCTGGGGCAGAACCCCCACTCCTTTGTGattcccatccccatcccccccgccccaagcaAACCCTGCCATAAAatgcacagacagcagcagctcaccaccaccagccccatCTTGCAgttagaagggaaaaaagcaacgaggctccccagcctgcccagggtCCCTGTCACGGGGCACCCTTTGCAGCCATGCCGGGGACCGCGGCAGGGTCCCTCCTCGCCGGGGTGGCTGCGAGCATGCCGGGGTGCGTACTCTGGTGCCGGCCAGGCAAACCTCGCGCCCCTCGCTCTCCCCGCTGCCCGCCTTTGGCTGCAGGAGCGTGCCTTGGCTTGGCCCCAGCCTGCATGGCTCAGGGCCGGCTACCCCCAGAGACCCCCACGCCCCTGCACGGGATCCGGGCTTCTCTCCTTCTCCTGGGTCTTGGTGCGTGGGTGA